The Amycolatopsis sp. 195334CR genome window below encodes:
- a CDS encoding glycosyltransferase family 4 protein has product MSDGPRVHFELDHPPAEFVVPGDVLPVSGWALLDGFAPSFAEVLVDGAAPVSARIRIPRADVAAGFPNYGEAGTCGFEARVALDLPPGAEHRVSLRVRLRHHEAGEWTSPARYCTVRNPARDTDDEQLAAALRTRSGSLLTQVRAEADPRHVLVFSHGLHLGGGQLWLQELLNGLVKQHGWRVTVVTPVDGPLRQDCADLGIDVHLTRPYQVDTVAAYEGHVAELALIAKTSGASVALVNTITAFPGVDAAQRAGLPVTWAVHESFPLGTFAYETWRAGMNPTVRARWEQLFAEADQLTFVADATREMYERYSPAHRGRTIRYGSPMVRFDGRTSGRVRHEARERLGLPPDALVVLNVGIMEPRKGQAGLIAAMDRVRRRHPEVLLTVVGYHDSQYGLATAELVRRMGLGDWVNLVEVQRDPVPWFQAADLFVNSSDLESLPRSILEAVCVGLPVVASDVFGAREIVADGRTGWLFEPNDVDALAVALLRALETPARERAEIAAAAFAELSGWLDPAGYAAEYSQVLECLGTNDD; this is encoded by the coding sequence GTGAGCGACGGTCCCAGAGTCCACTTCGAACTCGACCACCCGCCCGCCGAGTTCGTGGTGCCGGGCGACGTCCTGCCGGTCAGCGGCTGGGCGCTGCTGGACGGGTTCGCGCCGAGCTTCGCCGAGGTGCTGGTCGACGGCGCGGCACCGGTCAGCGCGCGCATCCGCATCCCGCGTGCCGACGTGGCCGCCGGGTTCCCGAACTACGGCGAGGCAGGCACCTGCGGGTTCGAGGCCCGCGTGGCGCTGGACCTGCCGCCCGGCGCCGAGCACCGGGTGTCGCTGCGGGTCCGGCTGCGCCACCACGAAGCCGGTGAGTGGACCTCCCCCGCGCGCTACTGCACGGTCCGCAATCCCGCGCGTGACACCGACGACGAGCAGCTCGCGGCCGCGCTGCGCACGCGCTCGGGCAGCCTGCTGACCCAGGTGCGCGCCGAGGCCGATCCGCGCCACGTGCTGGTCTTCTCGCACGGGCTGCACCTCGGCGGCGGTCAGCTGTGGTTGCAGGAACTGCTGAACGGGCTGGTCAAGCAGCACGGCTGGCGGGTCACCGTGGTCACCCCGGTGGACGGGCCGCTGCGGCAGGACTGCGCCGATCTCGGCATCGACGTGCACCTGACCCGGCCGTACCAGGTGGACACCGTCGCCGCGTACGAAGGCCACGTCGCCGAGCTGGCCCTCATCGCGAAGACCTCCGGCGCGAGCGTCGCGCTGGTCAACACGATCACCGCGTTCCCCGGGGTTGACGCGGCCCAGCGCGCCGGGCTGCCGGTGACCTGGGCGGTGCACGAGAGCTTCCCGCTGGGCACGTTCGCCTACGAGACCTGGCGGGCGGGGATGAACCCGACCGTGCGGGCGCGCTGGGAGCAGTTGTTCGCCGAGGCGGACCAGCTCACCTTCGTCGCCGACGCGACCAGGGAGATGTACGAGCGGTACAGCCCGGCCCACCGCGGCCGGACCATTCGCTACGGCTCGCCGATGGTGCGCTTCGACGGGCGGACCAGCGGCCGGGTGCGGCACGAGGCACGCGAGCGGCTCGGCCTGCCGCCGGACGCGCTGGTGGTGCTGAACGTCGGGATCATGGAGCCGCGCAAGGGCCAGGCCGGGCTGATCGCGGCGATGGACCGCGTCCGGCGGCGGCACCCCGAGGTGCTGCTGACCGTGGTCGGGTACCACGACTCGCAGTACGGGCTGGCCACCGCGGAGCTGGTGCGCCGGATGGGCCTCGGTGACTGGGTGAACCTGGTCGAGGTGCAGCGCGACCCGGTGCCGTGGTTCCAGGCGGCGGACCTCTTCGTGAACAGTTCCGATCTGGAGTCGCTGCCGCGGTCGATCCTGGAGGCGGTGTGCGTCGGGCTGCCGGTGGTGGCCAGCGACGTGTTCGGCGCGCGGGAGATCGTCGCCGACGGCCGCACCGGCTGGCTGTTCGAACCGAACGACGTGGACGCGCTGGCCGTCGCCCTGCTGCGGGCGCTGGAAACCCCGGCGCGGGAGCGGGCGGAGATCGCCGCGGCGGCCTTCGCCGAACTGTCCGGCTGGCTCGATCCGGCGGGTTATGCCGCCGAATACTCGCAGGTGCTGGAATGCTTGGGGACCAATGATGACTGA
- a CDS encoding helix-turn-helix transcriptional regulator has translation MIDAPPRPGAARRRALADFLRSRRARIAPEEVGLPHGTRRRTPGLRREEVAQLAGVGVTWYTWLEQGRDIRASEQVLDAIARTLRLDRNESAHLFTLADVARTTTPDCPVMSPGLERMLTKLEPFPAIVQNTRTDILAFNRGYDWLMDVADVPVDERNSILLAFTRPDWRARIVGWSDNMPASVAQFRAAMASHLTEPSWKCLVKRLRAESPEFEVMWNRHEVAAPKNFTKRYRHPEAGLLAFDATYLWLGCRSELRLVTFTPADDETAAKLPAFT, from the coding sequence ATGATCGACGCGCCGCCGCGGCCGGGTGCCGCCCGCCGCCGCGCCCTCGCCGACTTCCTGCGCAGCAGGCGGGCGCGGATCGCGCCGGAGGAGGTCGGCCTGCCGCACGGCACCCGCCGCCGCACGCCGGGCCTGCGCCGCGAGGAGGTCGCGCAGCTCGCCGGGGTCGGCGTCACCTGGTACACCTGGCTCGAACAGGGCCGCGACATCCGCGCCTCCGAGCAGGTGCTGGACGCGATCGCCCGCACGCTCCGGCTGGACCGCAACGAAAGCGCCCACCTGTTCACCCTGGCCGACGTCGCGCGCACGACGACGCCGGACTGCCCGGTGATGTCGCCGGGGCTGGAGCGCATGCTGACCAAGCTGGAGCCGTTCCCGGCGATCGTGCAGAACACCCGCACCGACATCCTCGCCTTCAACCGCGGGTACGACTGGCTGATGGACGTCGCGGACGTGCCGGTCGACGAGCGGAACTCGATCCTGCTGGCGTTCACCCGGCCGGACTGGCGCGCCCGGATCGTCGGCTGGTCCGACAACATGCCCGCGTCGGTGGCCCAGTTCCGCGCCGCGATGGCCAGTCACCTCACCGAACCGAGCTGGAAGTGCCTGGTCAAGCGGCTGCGCGCGGAGTCGCCGGAGTTCGAGGTGATGTGGAACCGGCACGAGGTCGCGGCGCCGAAGAACTTCACCAAGCGCTACCGGCACCCGGAGGCGGGCCTGCTCGCCTTCGACGCCACCTACCTGTGGCTGGGCTGCCGGTCGGAACTGCGACTGGTCACGTTCACCCCGGCGGACGACGAAACCGCCGCGAAGCTCCCGGCGTTCACGTAA
- a CDS encoding sensor histidine kinase yields MTGSRRRVPGWADLVLTGLLLIFVLGVTSAASRWQNQWDPVAEPFRPLDPLGYAWLAAAVLPLVVARRFPIVVFALSSVLAMTYYWSDYPGGPVSVASAFSLLVLTIVRGALAGAIAGGSLLVVMYAAYVVSSGNAVPSPASGALAAAALAMVGIGAAVRARREATRAARDQAREHEQRLAEQERLRVAREVHDVVAHSLAMINVQAGVAVHVADRRPEQAKEALLNIKEASASALVDLRATLAVLRSGQDRGPVAGLAQMDELLEHARTAGLAVRVHGQPGELPAPIDGAAYRVLQESLTNVVRHANQPSTVDVHFGRSGGRLELRVRDNGMGATPPRIGNGLRGMRERADALGGSVDAGPVDGGFEVRLRLPVDGRDGE; encoded by the coding sequence GTGACGGGGAGTCGAAGGCGGGTACCGGGCTGGGCCGATCTGGTCCTGACCGGGCTGCTGCTGATCTTTGTGCTGGGCGTCACCAGCGCCGCGTCGCGCTGGCAGAACCAATGGGACCCGGTCGCCGAACCGTTCCGCCCGCTCGACCCGCTGGGCTACGCCTGGCTGGCGGCCGCGGTGCTGCCGCTGGTGGTCGCGCGCCGGTTCCCGATCGTGGTCTTCGCGCTCAGTTCCGTGCTGGCGATGACCTACTACTGGTCGGACTACCCCGGCGGGCCGGTGAGCGTGGCCTCGGCGTTCTCGCTGCTCGTGCTGACGATCGTCCGCGGTGCGCTGGCCGGCGCGATCGCCGGCGGCTCGCTGCTGGTGGTGATGTACGCGGCGTACGTGGTGTCCAGCGGCAACGCGGTGCCCTCGCCCGCGTCCGGGGCGCTGGCCGCGGCCGCGCTGGCGATGGTCGGCATCGGCGCCGCGGTCCGGGCGCGCCGGGAGGCCACCCGCGCCGCGCGGGACCAGGCCCGCGAGCACGAGCAGCGGCTGGCCGAGCAGGAACGGCTGCGGGTGGCGCGCGAGGTGCACGACGTGGTCGCGCACAGCCTGGCCATGATCAACGTGCAGGCCGGGGTCGCCGTGCACGTCGCCGACCGGCGGCCGGAGCAGGCGAAGGAAGCACTGCTCAACATCAAGGAGGCCAGTGCCTCGGCGCTGGTCGACCTGCGGGCCACGCTGGCCGTGCTGCGGTCGGGGCAGGACCGCGGGCCGGTCGCCGGGCTGGCGCAGATGGACGAACTCCTGGAGCACGCGCGGACCGCCGGGCTCGCCGTGCGGGTGCACGGCCAGCCGGGCGAGCTGCCCGCGCCGATCGACGGCGCCGCGTACCGCGTCCTGCAGGAGTCGCTGACCAACGTGGTCCGGCACGCCAACCAGCCGTCCACTGTGGACGTTCACTTCGGCCGCTCCGGCGGGCGGCTGGAGCTGCGGGTGCGCGACAACGGCATGGGCGCGACCCCGCCCAGGATCGGCAACGGGCTGCGCGGGATGCGCGAGCGGGCCGACGCGCTCGGCGGCAGCGTGGACGCGGGTCCGGTGGACGGCGGGTTCGAGGTCCGGCTGCGCTTGCCGGTGGACGGGAGGGACGGCGAATGA
- a CDS encoding trans-aconitate 2-methyltransferase: MSETLDETVARVMAGVNTTIADGDSMFAGSTEHYFSVSKDALRAVLAALQVTGRPEPKRLLDFGCGYGRVLRSLRAAFPSTELIACDMDPTALASCAEAFGARAITGAPDPDHIEQVTDVDLIWCGSVFTHLDAPQWGPLLRYFSRALAPGGVAVVTTHGRRMALRAEAGHNYGLDARATDRVLAAYKACGFGYNDYVGYDGYGISLSSPGWAVQRALEAPDLRLAGYDEAAWDRHQDVMVLVKDANATLKADL, translated from the coding sequence ATGAGCGAAACGCTGGACGAGACCGTCGCGCGCGTGATGGCGGGCGTGAACACCACGATCGCCGACGGCGACAGCATGTTCGCCGGCAGCACCGAGCACTACTTCAGCGTGTCGAAGGACGCGCTGCGCGCGGTGCTCGCCGCGCTGCAGGTCACCGGGCGGCCGGAACCCAAGCGGCTGCTGGACTTCGGCTGCGGCTACGGCCGGGTGCTGCGCTCGCTGCGCGCCGCCTTCCCGTCGACCGAGCTGATCGCGTGCGACATGGATCCGACCGCATTGGCCAGCTGCGCCGAGGCGTTCGGCGCGCGAGCGATCACCGGCGCCCCGGACCCCGACCACATCGAGCAGGTCACCGACGTGGACCTGATCTGGTGCGGTTCGGTGTTCACCCATCTCGACGCCCCGCAGTGGGGTCCGCTGCTGCGCTACTTCTCGCGCGCGCTGGCCCCCGGCGGCGTCGCGGTGGTCACCACGCACGGCCGCCGGATGGCGCTGCGCGCCGAGGCCGGCCACAACTACGGCCTGGACGCGCGTGCCACCGATCGCGTGCTCGCCGCGTACAAGGCCTGCGGGTTCGGCTACAACGACTACGTCGGCTACGACGGTTACGGCATCTCGCTCAGCTCGCCCGGTTGGGCGGTGCAGCGCGCGCTGGAGGCACCCGACCTGCGCCTCGCCGGGTACGACGAGGCCGCGTGGGACCGCCACCAGGACGTGATGGTGCTGGTCAAGGACGCCAACGCGACGCTGAAGGCGGACCTGTGA
- a CDS encoding acyltransferase codes for MTQTAERPAPAEAPARGSHYMHGLDVLRVICSVAVLYNHVAGWAKMRGAGDFWIADLIEGGVVDSLHLNELLGFVGVGTFLVISGVVVTHVSTRETPGQFLARRAVRLFPALWVAILLAWVLALTGALGVNHPPDFGDLLLNLGLLNYSFADASTLLAVTWTLTVQVVFYLLAAATIPLLKRWPWLPPAIAAALVSVLISFTNNPTEGGPASLRIIASFLPVLFLGQLVMLVRGKRLAPLPAIALGLVHLWLAARAAATWSGTPDGPAYVRTLVLILLLLLLCTRANGRIARSRVIKVLADRTYAVYLLHFAVVLGTLNLLADPLGFWPALGIGLTVLAITTELLHRFVERPLARGFRRWEARRAERKREITRSSDR; via the coding sequence GTGACCCAGACCGCCGAACGACCGGCGCCGGCCGAGGCGCCCGCCCGCGGCTCGCACTACATGCACGGGCTCGACGTGCTGCGCGTGATCTGCTCGGTCGCGGTGCTCTACAACCACGTCGCGGGCTGGGCGAAGATGCGCGGGGCCGGCGATTTCTGGATCGCGGACCTGATCGAGGGCGGCGTGGTCGACTCGCTGCACCTCAACGAACTGCTCGGCTTCGTCGGCGTCGGCACGTTCCTGGTGATCAGCGGTGTGGTGGTGACGCACGTCAGCACCCGCGAGACGCCGGGGCAGTTCCTCGCGCGGCGGGCGGTCCGGCTGTTCCCCGCGCTGTGGGTGGCGATCCTGCTGGCCTGGGTGCTGGCGCTGACCGGCGCGCTCGGCGTGAACCACCCGCCGGACTTCGGCGACCTGCTGCTCAACCTCGGCCTGCTCAACTACAGCTTCGCGGACGCGTCCACGCTGCTCGCGGTCACCTGGACGCTGACCGTGCAGGTGGTCTTCTACCTGCTCGCGGCGGCGACCATCCCGCTGCTGAAGCGGTGGCCGTGGCTGCCGCCCGCGATCGCGGCGGCACTGGTTTCGGTGCTGATCTCGTTCACCAACAACCCCACCGAGGGCGGTCCGGCGAGCCTGCGCATCATTGCCTCGTTCCTGCCGGTGCTGTTCCTCGGGCAGCTGGTGATGCTGGTGCGCGGCAAGCGGCTCGCCCCGCTGCCCGCGATCGCGCTCGGCCTGGTGCACCTGTGGCTGGCCGCCCGCGCGGCGGCCACCTGGAGCGGCACCCCGGACGGCCCGGCCTACGTCCGCACGCTGGTGCTGATCCTGCTCCTCCTGCTGTTGTGCACCAGGGCGAACGGCCGGATCGCGCGCTCGCGGGTGATCAAGGTGCTGGCCGACCGCACCTACGCGGTCTACCTGCTGCACTTCGCGGTGGTGCTGGGCACGCTGAACCTGCTCGCCGATCCGCTGGGCTTCTGGCCCGCGCTCGGCATCGGCCTTACTGTGCTCGCCATCACAACGGAACTGCTGCACCGGTTCGTCGAGCGCCCCCTGGCGCGGGGTTTCCGCCGCTGGGAGGCCCGGCGGGCCGAGCGCAAGCGAGAAATCACCCGATCCAGCGACCGGTAA
- a CDS encoding response regulator transcription factor, whose translation MTIRVVLADDQALVRAGFRVLLETEDGFEVCGEAGNGAEAVELAVRERPDIVVMDIRMPGTDGLEATRRITVNPELDGVKVLVLTTFDVDEYVYEALRSGASGFLLKDTEPVELLRALRVIASGEALLAPTVTRRLIAEFVGRPEHRRVDTGAIREITDREREVLALVAGGLSNDEIAEHLVISTATARTHVSRIMTKIAARDRAQLVVLAYESGLVKPRGA comes from the coding sequence ATGACCATCCGGGTGGTGCTGGCCGACGACCAGGCGCTGGTGCGGGCCGGGTTCCGCGTGCTGCTGGAGACCGAGGACGGGTTCGAGGTCTGCGGGGAGGCGGGGAACGGGGCCGAGGCGGTCGAGCTGGCGGTCCGGGAGCGGCCGGACATCGTGGTGATGGACATCCGCATGCCCGGCACGGACGGGCTGGAGGCCACCCGGCGGATCACCGTGAACCCCGAGCTGGACGGGGTCAAGGTGCTCGTGCTGACCACCTTCGACGTGGACGAGTACGTCTACGAGGCGCTGCGGTCCGGGGCCAGCGGGTTCCTGCTCAAGGACACCGAGCCGGTGGAACTGCTGCGGGCCCTGCGGGTGATCGCGTCGGGGGAGGCGCTGCTGGCGCCGACGGTGACCCGGCGGCTGATCGCCGAGTTCGTCGGGCGGCCTGAGCACCGCCGGGTGGACACCGGCGCGATCCGCGAGATCACCGACCGGGAGCGCGAGGTGCTGGCGCTGGTCGCGGGCGGGCTGTCCAACGACGAGATCGCCGAGCACCTGGTGATCTCCACCGCCACCGCGCGCACGCACGTCAGCCGGATCATGACCAAGATCGCCGCGCGCGACCGGGCGCAGCTGGTGGTGCTGGCCTACGAGTCGGGCTTGGTGAAGCCGCGCGGGGCGTGA
- a CDS encoding glycosyltransferase family A protein: MVDLCFVSGIGGSVFIDELLDVVADAVQRAGGRVRTAAGRFPEPRADTVYVTVPHEYFILTPEHLQPTPEQLARTIGFCVEHPGTLSFERTAKYLPKLACGVDINLDSTEELRRQGNRVEHFQLGYTPLWDRWGGDPDSPREVDVTYLGTEERRRSRLIASYWRDLEGLRSRLLVPPHEMMGPARVDFLPGSAKHEHLANSRMLINLHRGTTVALEWVRVLEALCNGCVVLTEPSADLDPLVPGEHLVVARPEALGAAAAALATQPSRERDLRLAGYDFVRNKLDLPGSAQMLMDLAAGLVTGSSELVETPLTRLAVGSRSAAESLSVETPAWDVRFAPGPHGPSGESDPSACAMAVDRIRYARRAATRQWISGTPVFADASRAPVDVLLVRRPGEPDPVELAGDLLNGTVLPRRVLVGEDGALTSSAARPFDVLEQEFALGRGYTRNALLERSDAPWLLVVDAGLRASPVLLERLLEAGTDVAHCLIGDPVEGLVAALPAEARRLRRLPYLGCGYLVHRSVVDTLGGWTEDPLFDELEDHVFWRGVVDGGHRSTLVQQVLLRRMRPDPAPRPVDLDPHRVWAAVQAG; this comes from the coding sequence ATGGTGGACCTGTGCTTCGTGTCGGGGATCGGCGGCTCGGTCTTCATCGACGAACTGCTCGACGTGGTCGCCGACGCCGTCCAGCGCGCCGGTGGCCGCGTGCGGACCGCTGCGGGCCGGTTCCCGGAACCCCGCGCGGACACCGTGTACGTGACCGTGCCGCACGAGTACTTCATCCTCACCCCGGAACACCTCCAGCCGACGCCGGAGCAGCTGGCCCGCACGATCGGGTTCTGCGTGGAGCACCCCGGCACGCTGTCGTTCGAGCGGACCGCGAAGTACCTGCCGAAGCTGGCGTGCGGGGTGGACATCAACCTCGACTCCACCGAGGAGCTGCGGCGGCAGGGCAACCGCGTCGAGCACTTCCAGCTCGGCTACACCCCGCTGTGGGACCGCTGGGGCGGTGACCCGGACAGCCCGCGCGAGGTGGACGTCACCTACCTGGGCACCGAGGAGCGGCGGCGGTCGCGGCTGATCGCGTCGTACTGGCGGGACCTGGAGGGCCTGCGCTCGCGGTTGCTGGTGCCACCGCACGAGATGATGGGCCCGGCGCGGGTCGACTTCCTGCCGGGCTCGGCGAAGCACGAGCACCTGGCGAACTCGCGGATGCTGATCAACCTGCACCGCGGCACCACGGTCGCGCTGGAGTGGGTGCGGGTGCTCGAAGCGCTGTGCAACGGGTGCGTGGTGCTGACCGAGCCGTCGGCGGACCTGGACCCGCTGGTGCCGGGTGAGCACCTGGTGGTCGCGCGGCCGGAGGCGCTGGGCGCCGCGGCGGCGGCGCTGGCCACGCAGCCGTCGCGCGAGCGGGACCTGCGGCTCGCGGGATACGACTTCGTGCGGAACAAGCTGGACCTGCCGGGGTCCGCGCAGATGTTGATGGACCTGGCCGCCGGGCTGGTCACGGGCTCGTCGGAACTGGTCGAGACGCCGCTGACCCGGCTCGCGGTCGGGTCGCGCTCGGCGGCGGAGTCGCTGTCGGTGGAGACCCCGGCGTGGGACGTCCGGTTCGCGCCGGGGCCGCACGGGCCGTCCGGGGAGTCGGACCCCTCGGCGTGCGCGATGGCGGTCGACCGGATCCGGTACGCGCGCCGGGCCGCCACGCGGCAGTGGATCTCGGGCACGCCGGTCTTCGCGGACGCCTCGCGGGCGCCGGTCGACGTGCTGCTGGTGCGGCGGCCCGGTGAGCCGGACCCGGTGGAACTGGCCGGTGACCTGCTCAACGGCACGGTGCTGCCGCGCCGGGTCCTGGTCGGCGAGGACGGTGCGCTGACCAGTTCGGCGGCGCGGCCGTTCGACGTGCTGGAGCAGGAGTTCGCGCTCGGGCGCGGGTACACGCGGAACGCGCTGCTGGAGCGGTCGGACGCGCCTTGGCTGCTGGTGGTGGACGCCGGTCTGCGTGCTTCGCCGGTGCTGCTGGAACGGCTACTCGAAGCGGGGACGGACGTGGCGCACTGCCTGATCGGCGATCCGGTCGAGGGCCTGGTTGCCGCGCTGCCCGCCGAGGCCCGCCGCCTCCGGCGGCTGCCGTACCTGGGGTGCGGGTACCTGGTGCACCGCTCGGTGGTGGACACCCTCGGCGGGTGGACCGAGGACCCGCTGTTCGACGAGCTGGAGGACCACGTGTTCTGGCGCGGCGTGGTCGACGGGGGGCACCGGAGCACGCTGGTGCAGCAGGTCCTGCTGCGCCGGATGCGCCCGGATCCCGCCCCGCGCCCGGTCGACCTCGACCCGCACCGCGTGTGGGCGGCTGTTCAGGCTGGTTAG
- a CDS encoding flagellar basal body-associated protein FliL — MSWQEELRKLDEELASGRLSADDYRVRRDQVLSSAVSPGENPASGGFAQPQAPQQQPMFQPQQQQPPQQPQQPQPGGADATQVVAPVSPPHGTPMGTGQPNAAEATQIVPSADPGADRTQAVPRWQTQAPPQPNYQQPGYQQPQQPQPNSPAGGFAQPGYQQPGPHSGGFAQQHPQQQQPQPGWNQPDGDLSPPWGGSEFPPLSPASSSEWTRQGPELFEESSGKGKGGKVALLALVALLVVGGLVTGGILLFSGDEEPVTPPVAQSTAPPPGPPSPAPPTKSSPKPVDKNAPLIERIPLPPGTADSGSGKLELAQLGEKSIMDGEMVSALNSNGATEAAWRGSVKGSDASSPYPDKFSITAVRLPDAEKAQASLAAITGRMDDLSYISVKDPLENIPSDVQFYKDVNEKKAAYYGVWVSDDVVIQVHVSLDPLPSPANDAEAAMSGSWQRQVIATLGNFPVSG; from the coding sequence GTGTCCTGGCAGGAGGAGCTCCGCAAGCTGGACGAGGAACTCGCCTCGGGCCGGCTTTCCGCCGATGACTACCGGGTACGCCGGGATCAGGTGCTCTCCTCGGCGGTCTCGCCGGGTGAGAACCCGGCCTCCGGTGGGTTCGCGCAGCCGCAGGCGCCGCAGCAGCAGCCGATGTTCCAGCCGCAGCAGCAGCAACCGCCCCAGCAACCGCAGCAGCCCCAGCCGGGCGGCGCGGACGCCACGCAGGTGGTGGCACCGGTGAGCCCGCCGCACGGCACGCCCATGGGCACGGGCCAGCCGAACGCGGCCGAGGCCACCCAGATCGTGCCGAGCGCCGATCCGGGCGCCGACCGCACGCAGGCCGTGCCGCGCTGGCAGACCCAGGCCCCGCCGCAACCGAACTACCAGCAGCCGGGCTACCAGCAACCGCAGCAGCCGCAGCCGAACTCGCCCGCCGGTGGGTTCGCGCAGCCCGGGTACCAGCAGCCGGGACCGCATTCGGGCGGCTTCGCCCAGCAGCACCCGCAGCAGCAGCAACCGCAGCCGGGCTGGAACCAGCCCGACGGCGACCTCAGCCCGCCTTGGGGCGGCTCGGAATTCCCGCCGCTCTCGCCGGCGTCGAGTTCGGAGTGGACCCGCCAGGGCCCGGAACTGTTCGAGGAGTCCAGCGGGAAGGGCAAGGGCGGCAAGGTCGCCCTGCTCGCGCTGGTCGCCCTGCTGGTGGTCGGTGGCCTGGTGACCGGCGGCATCCTGCTGTTCTCCGGCGACGAGGAGCCGGTGACCCCGCCGGTGGCGCAGTCCACCGCGCCGCCGCCCGGCCCGCCGAGCCCGGCCCCGCCGACCAAGAGCTCGCCGAAGCCGGTGGACAAGAACGCGCCGCTGATCGAGCGCATCCCGCTGCCCCCGGGCACCGCGGACAGCGGCAGCGGCAAGCTCGAACTGGCCCAGCTCGGCGAGAAGTCCATCATGGACGGTGAGATGGTGTCCGCGCTGAACAGCAACGGCGCCACCGAGGCCGCCTGGCGCGGTTCGGTCAAGGGTTCGGACGCGAGCAGCCCCTACCCGGACAAGTTCTCCATCACCGCGGTCCGGCTGCCGGACGCGGAGAAGGCGCAGGCCTCGCTCGCCGCGATCACCGGCCGGATGGACGACCTCAGCTACATCTCGGTGAAGGACCCGCTGGAGAACATCCCGTCGGACGTCCAGTTCTACAAGGACGTCAACGAGAAGAAGGCCGCCTACTACGGCGTCTGGGTTTCCGACGACGTGGTGATCCAGGTGCACGTCTCGCTGGACCCGCTGCCCTCGCCGGCCAACGACGCGGAGGCCGCGATGAGCGGGAGCTGGCAGCGCCAGGTCATCGCCACCCTCGGCAACTTCCCGGTGTCCGGCTAA
- a CDS encoding class I SAM-dependent methyltransferase, whose amino-acid sequence MVARLTTALAGAIVAGAGDRSALSDELHFAAEAPAERVHLDRGRANLVRALDLPARAKVLHLGAGSGSLTRYLAESVSEVDAVEPDAALAKIIEDRTAGLTGVRVLSAMPDGHYDVVVAVGVLETLLELGERTAFLRAARDRLAPGGTLCLAVENQFGVRNLAGAPDRHTGRRWDAVEGHPFGGPTRLIARRPLGKLLGEAGFGTARVLGCFPDFRFTRVVFDRELLAAHPRLAIELPRLPSPDEGVDAPRPVDEAKVWAQLVEAGQAEDAANAFLVLATVSGASPLWPEGRLAKYFNTDRAARWCTGAEVTRHEVRREPLLAPTGDGPVSVQAWTDPIHDGPTMVGVLAEQPWLAEELLTAWRGLVHEHAAALGPALWDLLPHNIVVTGDGALWPIDLEWRFAEADPATVVARGLLLTAERLAGLAWPGAGPSSTVRDLAAWLGALLGVTPDYVEEAVDREARFQAIGVHGGTPTEHTESTIRAAWRGRLAEAVAVRDELPGVDG is encoded by the coding sequence GTGGTTGCCCGGCTCACCACGGCGCTGGCCGGCGCGATCGTGGCCGGCGCCGGGGACCGGTCGGCGCTGAGCGACGAGCTGCACTTCGCCGCCGAAGCGCCGGCGGAACGCGTGCACCTGGACCGCGGCCGCGCGAACCTGGTGCGCGCACTGGACCTGCCTGCCCGCGCCAAGGTGCTGCACCTGGGCGCGGGCAGTGGTTCGCTGACCCGCTACCTGGCCGAGTCGGTGTCCGAAGTGGACGCCGTCGAGCCGGACGCCGCACTGGCGAAGATCATCGAGGACCGCACCGCCGGGTTGACCGGGGTGCGGGTCCTGTCCGCGATGCCCGACGGCCACTACGACGTCGTGGTCGCGGTCGGCGTGCTGGAAACGTTGCTGGAACTCGGTGAGCGCACGGCTTTCCTGCGTGCTGCCCGCGACCGGCTGGCTCCCGGCGGCACGCTGTGCCTGGCCGTGGAGAACCAGTTCGGCGTGCGAAACCTCGCCGGCGCACCGGATCGGCACACCGGCCGCCGCTGGGACGCGGTCGAGGGGCACCCGTTCGGCGGGCCCACCCGGCTGATCGCCCGGCGCCCGCTGGGAAAGCTGCTGGGCGAAGCCGGTTTCGGCACCGCGCGCGTACTCGGCTGCTTCCCCGATTTCCGGTTCACCCGCGTGGTTTTCGACCGCGAACTGCTCGCCGCGCACCCGCGGCTGGCGATCGAACTACCCCGCCTGCCCAGTCCCGACGAGGGCGTCGACGCCCCGCGCCCGGTCGACGAGGCGAAGGTGTGGGCGCAGCTGGTCGAAGCCGGCCAGGCCGAGGACGCCGCGAACGCCTTCCTCGTGCTGGCCACGGTTTCCGGCGCCTCCCCGCTGTGGCCCGAAGGCAGGCTGGCGAAGTACTTCAACACCGATCGCGCGGCCCGGTGGTGCACCGGCGCGGAGGTGACCCGGCACGAGGTCCGGCGCGAACCGCTGCTCGCGCCAACCGGCGACGGCCCGGTGTCGGTGCAGGCGTGGACCGACCCGATCCACGACGGCCCGACCATGGTCGGCGTGCTCGCCGAACAGCCTTGGCTGGCCGAGGAACTGCTGACCGCCTGGCGTGGTCTGGTCCACGAGCACGCGGCCGCGCTCGGCCCGGCGCTGTGGGACCTGCTGCCGCACAACATCGTGGTCACCGGCGACGGCGCGCTGTGGCCGATCGACCTGGAATGGCGGTTCGCCGAGGCGGACCCGGCCACCGTGGTGGCGCGCGGCCTGCTGCTCACCGCCGAACGGCTCGCCGGGCTGGCGTGGCCGGGCGCCGGCCCGTCGAGCACGGTGCGCGACCTGGCCGCGTGGCTGGGCGCACTGCTCGGCGTGACGCCGGACTACGTCGAGGAAGCGGTCGACCGGGAGGCCCGGTTCCAGGCGATCGGGGTGCACGGGGGCACGCCGACCGAACACACGGAGAGCACAATACGGGCGGCTTGGCGCGGACGGCTCGCCGAAGCCGTGGCCGTGCGGGACGAACTACCAGGGGTGGATGGATGA